The stretch of DNA GATCTGAGCCAAAAAGCACTCAGCTACTTCGGGCCGAAGGCCCTTTTTTGCGGGGATCACCTGCCTGACGACGCGACAGAAGGTGATGAAGGGTACGCGCAGTTCCTGCTCTATAATTCTTACGCGTTTGGGTTTGGGTTCATGGACCCCCCATATACATCGCTCGCCTTCTTTCTGATTGCCACCGACAGGATTACCACCACTCAGATTCTCGGCAAGGATCTCCTGTTCACCGAGAACCAAGAGAAGGACGTGCAGAACGCGTTCCGTGTGATGGATGAGTATTGCCGGCTGCGGCTGCCGGACAAGTTTCTGCAGGTGTATGACGCGCTTTAAATTGACTGCTCGGGCATCGGTCTATGAACACGACGTAGATGAATAGATTTGGGTATTGACGCGGCTGGAATTGGAAGCTGTGGAGAATTGGGCAGCCCTTTACCGAGGACGAGGCTCGTGCGCGTTTTGCGAGTGATGACTCTGACGACTGGTTCAGCGTTGTTGCGTTCAGTGAGAACACGCCGCTGGATGGGCCCGGCAGTACTCCGCATTGGAAGCCGCTTCCGGAATGGGGTCAGTGGGATTCGTTGGGAGAGTGAGTATTTGGTGGGATGAGCGCCACCCAATATTCACTTTCAGCGCCACTGAATATTGACTTTTGAGGCCAGCAAATATTCTGGGTGAGCGCCAGTCGTCGGAAGAAGCGCGGTATGACCACCGGGATCGCCAACAGCCGACGGATTGCGGTCGTTCAACGCGTGTTTCTTGGTGGCCATCGAAAGCCCCCAATGTGGCCGTGGCGGTGCCCGTTGGCGGCCACTTTGAAGCGAGTTATCGGCCTCGGTGCTGGCCGCCGCAGGATAAGCGCGCCGTCCACGTGCTCAGGAACGCAGACACGGTGGCGCTCACACTAAATAGCAGGTGGCGCTCAGCGAGTAGAGCTCGGCAGCAGCAGGATGGAGCTCAAGCGGAATACGCGTGGCGCTCAGGAACCCAAATACTCAGGTGAGTTCATGGTCTGATGGCGAGGTGCTCCCCGTTGCGGCCGGGGTGTACCGGGGCGTGGTTTCTTCTCGGCCGGCGGCGGGAGCCTATGGGGCATTCAGATCGGGGTCCCCCGAAACCTGTTGCGCCAAAGCCCGGAGGCTCTACCCTCGTTGGGGGGAACCGGGTTTGCGAGCGTGTTTGCGGCGCTGTAGCGTCGAAAATATTCGGTGATTTGCGCGAAATTTCGCTGGGCGTGCGGGGTCTTCCGCTGAGGTTGGGATGCGGGCACCTTCTTTCGTGTTCTGCGGATCTGCGTGACGGCAACCCGCGGACGGTTCGTCTCCGAACCTCGGCAGTGCTGCAGCCTCAGAGCGGCTGCACCATCCCGGTTGGCACGGGTTTGAAGAATGAGATCGAGATGGTTTTTCAGAGGGGGACGTGGCGGTGAGGAACAAGTCGCGCGCTATCGCGATGTGTATTTCGGTTGTGCTGGTTGGCGTGGGATTGGCTGGGTGTGCTGTGGAGGAGGTAATCGTGAATGCTGTGACTCATGGAACCGTGGACGCGGCGGGTATGACGCGGGCTGAAGTCATGCAGCTCACTCCGGAGGAGCAGTTCGATCTCTTTGGTGAGCGTTATGAGCGTGTTCAAGAGCTCATGACCGGCGCTCAGCTGCAGATCAGTGACGGCGAGTGGCGCTGGTTGGCCGAGGCTTTCGTCCCGACTGCCGGAGTGTTCGGCCTCAATCCTCCTCCGGGTGCCGACTTTGAGAACAGCTACTTTCTTGAGAGTACGCGCTCGATCCGAATGCCGGGAGCAGCGGGTGCGCGGGAGGATCTTGATCCGATGATCGCGTACTTCGAGTCGCAGAACTGGGACACCACTGTGTCAAGTCGGGGTTCTGATTTCGTGGTTCGGGCCGAGACCGGTGACGGTTACCAGGTTAGCTACACCGTGCAGTCCAACGGGCAGTACAACCTCAATGTCTACAGTTATGTGTTCTGGGGCGATAGCAACACCCTTCTTGACACGGTGGTCGGCCGAATTCCCAATGACACATCAGACAGTCCGACGTTGACGGTTCCAGGCGGCTTCGTTCCGTTTCCGAAGTGGTCTGATCCGGTGATCCCTGACGAGTGACAGGGTGAAGGCACTGTGGCGGGGTGTGATCAGGCTTCGTTTCCGGCGCGGGGCATCGGTCTCGGGTCTTCATCGGGGCGGTGAGTGTTGCACAGCAAGTTCCCGGTGCTTCGTCACCTGGTCGGCAGGGCCGGCGGTCTGTCAGCTGGCACGGGTTCGAAAAACGTGATCGGGATGATTTCTCAGAGGGGCGTGGCAGTGAGGCAAAGGTTGCGCGTTAGTGCGTTGTGTTCGACCGCTTAATGACAGCGCGAGCTGGGCACTGTGGCTAGGAAGCGTGCCTCATGTGTTCAGTAATCTTTCTCAGAAAGCAGTGAAGTCATGAAACTCCGTGTGTCTCTTACCGAGTATCCGGGCGGACGTCGTCCCGAAGATCAAGACGTGACCTTGACGGCGGATGTGACGGCGACAGTGGGCGAGGTGGCCCGGGGTCTCGTTCGGGCGGGCGCCGGGAACCCGCACTTGCTGCCTTTCGCAGCGCATCGGCACGCGTCCTTCACGCTGCGGGCGACGTTTCCGAACCGGCCGGTACTGATCCTCGACGCCGGCGACCCGCTCGGTCAATCGGGGATTCAATCGGGAAGTTCGGTTGAACCAGTGTTGGAGTCGCACGCGGGTGACGGGCAACGGACGAGGACCCCGGTCGCCACGGTGACGGTGCTCACCGGGGAGCAGAAGGATGTGATATTCCTCGCCGTGCCCGGCGAAAACTTCATCGGTCGTGATCGAGGCAACCGGATTGAGATTCACGACTCGAGCGTCTCGCGGCGTCACGCGGTGCTACGGACCGACGGCGCACAGCTGATTCTCGAAGATCTCGCTTCGGCCAACGGAATTTTCCTCGTCGGGTCCGACAATAGCAACGTCCGGCAGGTGCAGCGATATGAGGTCACCCGATCCTGCGTTGTTCGACTGGGCGATATCGCACTTCGAATCGAAGTGGGTCCCCCGGCATCAGCCGAACCCCACCGTGATGCGTTCGTCTCCCACCTGCAGTCACCCCGTGTTGACCCGGTGTACACGCCTGAACTCACCGCGTTGCCTGCCCCGCCGGACCCGCCGGAACCGTCCCGTTTTCCGTTGATTGCAATGCTGGCGCCGCTCGTGATGGGACCAGTGCTGTTCCTGGCCACCGGAAATATGCTGAGCCTGGTCTTCGTTGCGCTATCACCGATCATCATGGTTGGCACCTGGCTGGATAACCGGCTTTCGCGGGGCCGGGTTTACCGGGCAAAACAGCGTGAGTTCGAGGACAATCTGGTTCTGGCGCAGGAGGAACTCGCTCAGGCCCGCGAGGTCGAGCAGGCTGCGCGAAATGCCGAAAGCGTGCCGCCTGCAGATCTGCTCGCCTTGCCATCCGCTCCGAGCAGCTTGTTGTGGACGCGGAGGCCGGAGCATCGGGCGTTTCTTGAGTTGCGCCTCGGCAAGGCCACCCTGCCCAGTCGGAAGCTCATTGAGGTTCCCGCGCGCGGCAAGATCCCCGCCGAGAGTTGGAAGAAGCTCACGGACCTGCGGGATCAGTACTCCGCTGTCTCCGACGTTCCCGTGCTCGAGCGGATGGATCGCTGCGGAAGCCTCGGCATCGCCGGCCCGCGATTGTGGTCGGAGTCCGTGGCCCGCTCCCTCCTGGTTCAGCTTCTCGCGCTGCACTCGCCGGCAGACCTGGTGCTGACAACCTTTGCCGATCAGCAGCATTCCGGTCGGGAATGGGCCTGGCTGAAATGGCTTCCGCACGCCGATTCCGCCTATAGCCCTCTCCAGGCGCCGCACCTTGCCGATGACCTTCGAAGCTCCGCTGTCCTCCTGACCGCTCTGGAAGGGCTCATCGCCACTCGCGCTCAAGCAGCTAAGGGCAACACGGTGCGCTCTCGTGTCGATGACAGCGCCTCTGACTCAACCGAGCGGCTCACCCCGGTGTCGGCCCCCGCACCAACCCCCGCCGTGATCGTTCTTGTGCTCGCTACGACGATGGTCGATCGCACACGCTTGGTCGGAATCGCTGAAGATGGGGCGGATGTCGGCGTTCATGTGATTTGGCTCGCCGAGCATCTGAGGGATGTGCCGGCGGCCTGCCGGACCTCGATCGAGACCCGCGAGGATTCCTGGCAAGTGCACTTCGTGCGGCAGGGAGAGGCCGTGGCGCTCAGCCACCTCGATTCGATGGACACAGCACTCGCTGAGAGTTTTGGCCGTGCGATCGCTCCGCTCGTCGATGCAGGGGCGCGCGTGCTCGACGAGAGTGACTTTCCGCGCAGTGTTGCGCTCGGGCAGATCCTTCCGAGCGATGTGTTGGGCGCGAGTGATGCGGTGCTCGCCAATTGGCGCGGCAGCGATAGCCTCGTGGCGTCGTGGGAGTCCGGGCGAGAACGCGACCCCGGGCAACTCACCGCAATCGTTGGCCAAGGGAGTTCTGGCACGGTTGCCCTGGACTTACGCACGCATGGGCCGCACGCCCTCGTTGGCGGAACGACCGGTTCCGGAAAATCGGAATTCCTGCAGACCTGGATCTTGTCCCTCGCCGCCAACTATTCCCCGGACAGGCTCACGTTTCTTCTGGTTGATTACAAGGGCGGGGCCGCCTTCGCCGACTGCACCGATCTTCCTCACACCGTGGGGCTGGTCACCGACCTCAACACGCACCTCGTGCGACGAGCGTTGGCCTCACTCCGTGCGGAACTGCGTTACCGCGAGGAGTTGTTGGCCGAAAAGGGTGCGAAAGACCTCATTGCTCTGGAACGCCGTTCAGACCCTGACGCGCCGCCAACTCTCGTGATCGTCATCGACGAATTTGCCGCGTTGGTCAGCGAAATTCCAGACTTTGTCGACGGCGTGATCGATGTCGCGCAACGGGGGCGCTCGCTCGGGCTTCACCTGGTGATGGCTACCCAGCGCCCAGCCGGTGTGATCAAAGACAATCTCCGCGCAAACACGAATCTGCGGATCGGACTTCGCATGGCCGATCCCGCCGACAGTAGTGATGTGTTGGGGGTCACCGACGCTGCAGAGTTCGCCCCGGAAACCCCGGGTCGGGGGGCCGTGAAAATTGGAGCGGGACGGCTCATTCACTTCCAAACCGGATACTTGGGCGGACGTTCCGAAGTCGAACACCGAGAACCCGTTGAGATCCGCACGCTCGGTTTTGGTGAGCAAGAACCGTGGGTGCTTCAGCCCGAGATCCGGGCGCAGAAAAAGAATACGAAGCGGGGGCCGCGTGATATCGAGGCACTCACCGCAAACATTCAACGCGCCGCGACGACAGCGAACCTGGCAGCACCGCGAAAGCCGTGGGTTGATCAATTGCCTGAGGTGCTTCCGCTCAGCACGTTGATCGCCGAGTTTTGCACGGCAGATCCCAGCCCCGGAATCGTGCTTGGCCTCATCGACGAGCCGCATCTGCAACGCCAGGCGCCCTATGTGATCGATCTGCGTGAGCTGGGCAATGTCGCAATTTACGGGGGTGCGGGCAGCGGCAAAACCACTGCACTATTAACGGTCGCCGTAGCTTCGATCGCCGCGGATCCGCACACTCAGATCTATGGCATTGACGCCGGCGGAGGCCGGCTCATGACCTTGACCACGCTGTCGAACACCGGCGATATCGTTCCCGCGGAGGAGAAAGACCGAGTGGTCAGGCTTCTCGGCATGCTGAAGGCAGTCGCCGGGGAGCGCGCTGCGGCGAAGCACGAATCGCCGCCGATTCTGCTCCTGATCGACGGCTTTGCGGCCTTCAGGGATACGTACGAGCACCTCGGTGGCGGGTCAACGCCTTTTGCAGACCTCATTGAAATCACGCGCGCCGGACGGAACGTCGGCATGCACGTCGTGTTTACGTGCGAGCGTTCCGGGGGGTTCCCGCAGTCGTTGGCCGCCACCATCCCGGAACGGCTTGTGCTTCGTCTCCCCGCCGAGAGCGACTATCAGTCGCTCAACGTCTCGCCGGCGATCTTCGATGGCGCTCCGGCCGGGCGCGCTGTGCGTATTGGCACGGAGGAGGAGATTCAGTGGGCGCTGCCTGGCGCAAGCGAGGACCCCGCCGACACCGAAACCGCGCTCGCCCTTCTGCAGTTGCAGCAGCAGCAGATGGGTATTGTGAAACCTGCTGACGTGCCGGAGATCCCGAATCTCATCGCGCGCGCAGACATTTCGGCGTCAGACTCATCGTCGGTGCCATTCGCGATCGACACGGTGAGTTTTCTGCCGATTGCGGCACCGACCGAGGGGCTCCTGCTGGTGACCGGGCCAGCGGGATCTGGTCGCAGTACCGCAGTGAAGTCACTCCTCGAAGCCTTTGCCGAGCAGGCACGCGCCTCCGGGCAACCCCTAGATGCGCTCCTGATCTCACCACGACGATCGGCGCTTCGTGATCTCTCCGTGTGGCAGAACGTCGCAGATTCGCCGGACGAACGGGAAGCCGTGATTGAACGACTCACCCTTGCCCTCGGAGGGAAGGTTCGATCCGCGTCCGCGTTTAATGCGCTGCCCCTCATCGGCATCACCGGAACGCCTGAGCCTGAGCCTGAGCAAGTGCCTGCTGCGCCCGAGGGCTTCCCAGCGCTGGGGCATCGTGGTGTGGTCGTGATCGAAGATATCGGCGGCTTCGATGGCACGGGGAACGAGCAGGCGCTGGCGCAGTTGCTCAAGCTCCTCCGCCGCAGCGAGCTGACGGTGATTGTTGAGGGGGAGAACGCCACCCTGGGCGCGGTGTGGGAGCTTGCGAGTCCGCTGCGAGGTGCGCGGTGGGCGCTCGCGCTGCAACCCGACGCGAATGATGCTCCAAGCATATTTACGACCCCATTCACACATGCCAGACGAGCAAATTTCCCGCCGGGCCGTGGCTTCTTGGCCACCGGCGGGCGACTGTCTGGCATCCAAATTGGCGTTCCGCACCCCCAAATTGGCTAAAGCCTGAAGGCTCTACCCTTGTTGGGGGGGATCGGGTTTGCCACCGTGTTTGCGGCGTTGTAGCGTCGGAAATGTTCGGTGTTTAGCGTGAAGCTACGCCGGGCTTGGGGGTTTGGCGTTGATGACCGGGGGGCGGTTTTGCTCGGCGATCGCGGCAAGCTGAAAACGTCAATTGAGAGAGAGCATCGCAAATGTCGAACATCAAGGTGAGCTACGGCGAGATTGAGGCCGCCGCGGGGCAGCTGGGAACCGGTCGTGAAGAGATCACGACCAAACTTCAGGGCTTGCA from Leifsonia psychrotolerans encodes:
- a CDS encoding FtsK/SpoIIIE domain-containing protein, which encodes MKLRVSLTEYPGGRRPEDQDVTLTADVTATVGEVARGLVRAGAGNPHLLPFAAHRHASFTLRATFPNRPVLILDAGDPLGQSGIQSGSSVEPVLESHAGDGQRTRTPVATVTVLTGEQKDVIFLAVPGENFIGRDRGNRIEIHDSSVSRRHAVLRTDGAQLILEDLASANGIFLVGSDNSNVRQVQRYEVTRSCVVRLGDIALRIEVGPPASAEPHRDAFVSHLQSPRVDPVYTPELTALPAPPDPPEPSRFPLIAMLAPLVMGPVLFLATGNMLSLVFVALSPIIMVGTWLDNRLSRGRVYRAKQREFEDNLVLAQEELAQAREVEQAARNAESVPPADLLALPSAPSSLLWTRRPEHRAFLELRLGKATLPSRKLIEVPARGKIPAESWKKLTDLRDQYSAVSDVPVLERMDRCGSLGIAGPRLWSESVARSLLVQLLALHSPADLVLTTFADQQHSGREWAWLKWLPHADSAYSPLQAPHLADDLRSSAVLLTALEGLIATRAQAAKGNTVRSRVDDSASDSTERLTPVSAPAPTPAVIVLVLATTMVDRTRLVGIAEDGADVGVHVIWLAEHLRDVPAACRTSIETREDSWQVHFVRQGEAVALSHLDSMDTALAESFGRAIAPLVDAGARVLDESDFPRSVALGQILPSDVLGASDAVLANWRGSDSLVASWESGRERDPGQLTAIVGQGSSGTVALDLRTHGPHALVGGTTGSGKSEFLQTWILSLAANYSPDRLTFLLVDYKGGAAFADCTDLPHTVGLVTDLNTHLVRRALASLRAELRYREELLAEKGAKDLIALERRSDPDAPPTLVIVIDEFAALVSEIPDFVDGVIDVAQRGRSLGLHLVMATQRPAGVIKDNLRANTNLRIGLRMADPADSSDVLGVTDAAEFAPETPGRGAVKIGAGRLIHFQTGYLGGRSEVEHREPVEIRTLGFGEQEPWVLQPEIRAQKKNTKRGPRDIEALTANIQRAATTANLAAPRKPWVDQLPEVLPLSTLIAEFCTADPSPGIVLGLIDEPHLQRQAPYVIDLRELGNVAIYGGAGSGKTTALLTVAVASIAADPHTQIYGIDAGGGRLMTLTTLSNTGDIVPAEEKDRVVRLLGMLKAVAGERAAAKHESPPILLLIDGFAAFRDTYEHLGGGSTPFADLIEITRAGRNVGMHVVFTCERSGGFPQSLAATIPERLVLRLPAESDYQSLNVSPAIFDGAPAGRAVRIGTEEEIQWALPGASEDPADTETALALLQLQQQQMGIVKPADVPEIPNLIARADISASDSSSVPFAIDTVSFLPIAAPTEGLLLVTGPAGSGRSTAVKSLLEAFAEQARASGQPLDALLISPRRSALRDLSVWQNVADSPDEREAVIERLTLALGGKVRSASAFNALPLIGITGTPEPEPEQVPAAPEGFPALGHRGVVVIEDIGGFDGTGNEQALAQLLKLLRRSELTVIVEGENATLGAVWELASPLRGARWALALQPDANDAPSIFTTPFTHARRANFPPGRGFLATGGRLSGIQIGVPHPQIG